The nucleotide sequence ATGAATAATGCCGCGCCCTGCCGTCATCCACTGTACGCCACCAGTTTTCAGGTATCCCTGATTTCCTAAATGATCTTCATGCAACATGTGGCCCTCTAGCATATAGGTCACCGTCTCAAAACCCCGATGGGGATGGGCTGGAAAGCCTGCCACATAATCATTTGGATCATTGGAGGAAAACTCATCGAGCATCAAGAAAGGGTCTAACCTGACTTGATTTTGACCGCCCAGACTACGGCGCAATTTCACACCCGCACCATCAGAGGTAGCAATGCCAGGAATAATGGTTTGGATGTTGCGGATCATATTGATGAATGCTTCGACTTGGCTTTGGCTAAGTTTTAACTTTAAGCCGGAGGATGATCTTCAGGATTAACGTCGAGCGCTATCAGGAAGCGGGAGACCATGTTGTAAGCGGCGATTACCGTGACTAATTCCACGGTATCCGTACTTCCCAGAGCCCTTTGTAAGCGCTTCATTAATTCAGGATCCACTTTGATATTGCGCGTCATCTGAAAAGTGAGTTCAGCGGCATCGTTTTCCACCGGGGAGTACAGATCTTTTGGGAAATTCGGCTGTCCAATAAGTCGTAAGCCTTGGACCTGCTCCTCTGTCCCGCCCGCCTTCTTAAAAGGTGGCGCATGGTGAAAGAATTCATATTCAGCACCATTCAAGACGGCTAC is from Polynucleobacter sp. MWH-S4W17 and encodes:
- a CDS encoding carboxymuconolactone decarboxylase family protein, whose translation is MSERLIPYQPMDLAEPAELVAAIRKRRGGQFINLDRMLLHSIPIAEGWNHFIGEIRNNLSLDPKLRELAMCGVAVLNGAEYEFFHHAPPFKKAGGTEEQVQGLRLIGQPNFPKDLYSPVENDAAELTFQMTRNIKVDPELMKRLQRALGSTDTVELVTVIAAYNMVSRFLIALDVNPEDHPPA